The following DNA comes from Variovorax sp. J2L1-78.
AGCCCGAGACCACCGCCAGCGTCGGCCGCGGCGTGACGGTCGCGAGGCTAAGGCGGTCGAAGGCGTCGGCCTGCACGAACTTGGCGACGTCCTGCAGTTCCTTCTCGGCGATGAGTCGGGTGCCGTCGCGCACGTTGATGTCGCTGTAATCGCGCAGCAGGATCGAGCTGGCCTTCACCGGGCTCGCCTGCACCGCATCGAGCACGTAGCGGCCATGGCCGGCGGCGATGTCCATCACGCGCACCTCGCGGTGCTGTTCGGCCAGCCGTTCCATCGCCTCGCGGATGAGTTCCTCGACATGGATCTTGCGCTGGCGGATGCCGCGCCAGCCGATGGAGTTCAGGTAGGTCTTGTCGATCGAGCGGCCCAGCGCGCCCTTGCCGTCCGGCGCGTTGCGGTAGACGTAGTCGAGCGTGCTGCCCGAATCGAAGCCGGTGTCGTGCCCCAGCTTCACGCCGCGCGAGAGCAGGCCGCCGAAGCGCAGACTGGCGCGCGTGATGGCCCAGTAGGCGCCGCGTGGCGACCAGGGCGAGAGCGGCGCGGCGAGCGCGCGCGATTCGTCGGCCGTCGCGCCTTGCAGGTGCGCCTCGCGCAGGTCGACCGGCGGCGTCGGCGCGTCGAAGCGTTGCAGGATGAACTCGCGGATCGACGCCACCACGGGCACGCGGTCGCGCTCGCCCAGCGTGTCGTGGAAGAAGCCGGGCAGCACCGTCTTGGTCTTGATCGCGCTGCCGAGCTTGTCGAAGAAGGCGTGCTGCGGCTTGTGGTGCACCACCCAGTCGGCGCCCGAGATCAGCAGCTGCACCGGCAGCGTGATCGCGTTGGCGTCGGCCACCACCCGGTCGGCCGCCGTGTACAGGTCGAGCAGGATGTTGACCGCGATCGGCCGCGAGATGAGCGGATCGCGCTCGTAGCTGGCGATGCGTTCCGGGTCGTGCGTGAGGAACTTCGGCTTGACGTAGCTGTTGACGAAGAACAGCCCGCGCAGCTTGTGCATCAGCCCCAGGCCGGCACGCGCGAAGGGCACGTAGAGCTTGACCTTGAAGGCGGGCGATGCGAGCGTCAGGCCGCGCACCTTGGGCGCGTAGTCGTGCGCCCAGGTCGAGATCAGCACCGCACCGACGCTCTGTGCGATGACGTACTGGTCCCGCTCCCGCACGCCGTGCGCGCTGCCGATGTGGTCGACGAAGGTCTGCACGTCGCGCACCGAGGTCGCGAAGCTGGGGCTGTGGCCGCGCGGGCCGGGCGACTGGCCGTGGCCGCGGGCGTCCCAGGCGAAGAAGTCGAAGTCGGGCAGGTCGAGTTCGTCGACCAGGTGCGCCATGCGCGCGCCGTGCTCGTGGCCGCGGTGGAACAGCAGGATGGCGCCGCGCCGTGCGGTGCCGGTGGCCGGCCAGTGCCGGTAGAACAGCGAGACGCCGTCGTGCGTGGTGAAGTGGTGCTCGTGCGGAACGCGAGGCTGGGTCATGGGGTTCGATTCAGAGAGTGGGGCGCGTGCCGGCTTCGGCCAGCGCGCGCCGGATGCGGTTGACGATGGTCCAGGCGACGAGCGCGGCGAGCAGCGGCATCAGCCAGCCTGCCCAGCCGGGCAGCGGCCAGCCCAGCGCTACATAGAGCCCGAGGGCCCCGAAGACGAAGGCGCGGTCGCTCTTGCCCATCGGGCCGTCGTAGCGGCGCGATGCGCCGACCGTCGGGCCGAGTGCACCGGTGAATTCGCTGAGGCCGGCCAGCACGATCACGGTGCCGACCCAGAAGGGATGGAAGGGCGCGACGAGCGCGAAGGGCAGGTAGAGCGCCGCGTCGGAGAGCACGTCGGTCAGCTCGTTGAGGAAGGCGCCCAGGGCGCTCTGCTGGCCATGTTCGCGCGCCAGCATGCCGTCGATGGCGTTGAAGGCCATGCGCAGGAACATCCAGAGCGGGATCAGGGCGAAGAAGCCGGCCCGTGGCGCGGCGAAGAAGAGCCACAGCCCGAGCGCCACCGAGATCGCGCAGGCGGCCAGCGTCACCTGGTTGGCGGTCACGCCCGCGGCGTGCAGTCGCACCACGAGCGGCCGCAGCAGCGCCTGGAAGCGAGGCTTCAGTTCATAGATGGACACGTGGACGGCTCCCTCCTTGGGAGGGGCATTCTGCCCGAGGGTGTCGTGGCTGGCCGCCGCAGACCACCCCGCTGCGGCCATCCGGCCGACTAAACTGTTCCTTCAGCCTAGCCTGCCATGACCATCCAGACCGACGACTTCGCCCCCGCCCCGCCACGCGTGGTTTCCGCCGCGCCTGCCTCGCCCAAGGAAGAAGCCATCGAGCGGGCGCTGCGCCCTAAGCTGCTCGACGACTACGTCGGCCAGGTCAAGGTGCGCGAGCAGCTGGAGATCTTCATCGGGGCGGCCCGCAAGCGCGGCGAGGCGCTCGACCACGTGCTGCTGTTCGGCCCGCCCGGCCTGGGCAAGACCACGCTCAGCCACATCATTGCCGCCGAACTCGGCGTGAACCTGCGCCAGACCTCCGGCCCGGTGCTGGAGAAACCCAAGGACCTGGCCGCGCTCCTGACCAACCTCGAGCCGAACGACGTGCTCTTCATCGACGAGATCCACCGGCTGAGCCCGGTCGTCGAGGAAATCCTCTACCCCGCGCTGGAGGACTACCAGATCGACATCATGATCGGCGAAGGCCCCGCGGCCCGCAGCATCAAGCTCGACCTGCAGCCCTTCACCCTGGTGGGCGCCACCACCCGCGCCGGCATGCTGACCAACCCGCTGCGCGACCGCTTCGGTATCGTCTCGCGGCTGGAGTTCTACACAGCCGAGGAACTGGGCCGCATCGTCACCCGCAGCGCCGGCCTGCTCAACGCGCCGATGGACCCGGCCGGCGGCTTCGAGATCGCCCGCCGCTCGCGCGGCACGCCGCGCATCGCCAACCGCCTGCTGCGCCGTGTGCGCGACTACGCCGACGTCAAGGGCGACGGCCGCATCACCGAAGACATCGCGCACAAGGCGCTCGCCATGCTCGACGTCGACCCGCAAGGCTTCGACCTGATGGACCGCAAGCTGCTCGAGGCCGTCATCCATCGCTTCGACGGCGGCCCGGTCGGCCTCGACAACATCGCCGCCAGCATCGGCGAGGAGCGCGACACCATCGAAGACGTGATCGAGCCCTACCTGATCCAGCAGGGTTACCTGCAGCGCACGCCGCGCGGCCGCATCGCCACGCTGGCGGCCTACCGGCACCTCGGCGTGGCACCGCCCACGCGCGACGGTGACATGTTCGGCGCCTGAAAGCACCGCCATGCACACCCATGACCTGCGCCCCTGGCAGCACCACCACCGCTTCGACACCGAAAGCCACGGCGCCGAGCGCAGCACGCGCCTGGTGATGTGGATAACCGCCGCCACGATGGTGCTGGAGATCGGTGCCGGCTGGTGGTTCAACTCGATGGCACTGTTGGCCGACGGCTGGCACATGAGCTCGCATGCCTTCGCCATCGGCCTGAGCGCCTTCGCCTATGCGGCGGTGCGGCGCTACGCGGCCGACCCGCGCTTCGCCTTCGGCACCTGGAAGATCGAGGTGCTGGCCGGCTTCGCCAGCGCGCTCTTCCTGCTGGGCATCGCGGCGCTGATGGTGGTCGGCTCGCTGGAGCGACTGTGGTCGCCCGAGCCGATCCACTACCGCGAGGCGATCGTGGTGGCCGTCATCGGGCTGCTGGTGAACCTCGTCTGCGCCCGGCTGCTGGGCGGTGCGCACCACGGGCACGACCATGGCCATGAACACGCGCATGGGCACAGCCATGACCACGGCCACGCGCACGGCGAAGACCTCAACCTGAAGTCGGCCTACCTTCACGTCATCGCCGACGCCGCCACCTCGGTGCTCGCCATCGCGGCGCTGGTCGGCGGCTGGCTGATGGGCTGGCGCTGGCTCGACCCGCTGATGGGCATCGTCGGCGCCGTGCTGGTGGCGATCTGGGCCAAGGGCCTGCTGCTGCAGACCGGCCGCGTGCTGCTCGACCGCGAGATGGACCACCCGGTGGTCGACGAGATCCGCGAAGGCGTCGAGCACGGCCTGGCGGATTCGCACACCCGCGTGGCCGACCTGCATGTCTGGCGCGTCGGCCGCAACGCCTATTCGTGCGCGCTGACCGTGGTGACCCACTCGCCCACGCTCGACGCCGAGGCGGTGCGCGCGACCTTCTCGATGCACGAGGAGATCGTGCATTCGACCGTCGAGATCCAGCGCTGTGCCGGCGACGAGTCGACACTTGCTTTCGGCGCGCGCGGTGCCATCTCCTGGGCATGAAGGCCGTGGCCAGTGGTGAGCGGGCCTCGCTTCTGGCACTATCCGGCCATTGCCGCCCTCATCGAACGGAACCGTCATGAAAGCGCTTCAAAGCCCCCTCGCGAAGAAAGTCCTGGCCGACAACCAGGCGCGCATGCAGCTGCGGCAGGTCGTGTCGCTGGCGAGCCGGCGGGGCGAGCCCGACGCGAGCGAGCAGACCATCCTGCTGCGCGAGGGCGCCACGGTGCGCCGCCTGACCGCCGTGGTCGTCCCCAAGGCGGCCTGACGCCGCCCGCGGACCGCGATGAACGTCGCGCTGCCGGCGCTGGTCATCTTCCTGCTCGTCCTCCCCGGTTTCGTCTTTCGCAGCCGCTTCAAGCGCGCCGAACGCACCGCGCTCGACTACGCGCCCTTCGGCCGGGTCGTCGCCGAAGCCGTGCTCTGGGCCTGCCTGCTGCACGGGCTGTGGCTCTTCGGCGCGTGGCTCGTCCTGGGTGAAACCCTTCGCTTCGATCTGCTGCTCGGCCTGCTCTCGTCGAGCCCGGCCACGCAGACCGCGGCGGTGGCCAGCGTCGGCGCGCTGGCCGGGCCGGTGGCGCGTTACTTCGGCACGCTGCTGGCCGCGAGCGTCGTGGCGCCCACGTTGCTGCGCTCGCTGATCACCTGGCGCCGGCTCGATCGCCTGGGCCACTGGCTGGCGCCGGTGGCACGCTTCCACGACGCGCCCTGGTACTACCTGCTCACCGGTGCCGACTTCGAGCGCGCCGAGCTGCCCGACCTGATCAAGGTGGCGGCCGTGGTCGATGTCGCCGGCCAGCCCGTGGTCTACCAGGGCTTTCTCGAAGATTTCTATTTCACGCCCGACGGTTCGCTCGACCGGCTGGTGCTGCAGGGCGTCGGCCGCCGCCCGCTCAGCGGCGACAAGGCGCTCGACGCCGCGCCGGGCGACCCGGCCGCCGAAGAGCGCTTCTACCCGGTCGAGGGCGACTACTTCGTGCTGCGCTATGCCGAGGCGATCACGCTGAACATCCAGTACCTGCGGCTGGAAGAAGAGACCGACCCGGCCGCGCCGGCCGCCTGACCGGCGCACCGGCCGGGTGGCGTGCGCGCCACGTCACCGAAGCGTCACGCCTTCGCCACGGTGCCGACACGCGCGTCGATGACGCTACCCTCCCATGCAACGCGACGACGCCTTTCTTCGCGCATGGCGCGACACCACGGCCCTGTCACATGACACGGCTGACGATGACGTGACGCGTCCACCGCTGCGCTACCGCACGCTGTGGATCTCGGACCTGCACCTGGGCACGCCCGGCTGCCAGGCCACCGCGCTGCTCGACTTCCTCAAGCACACCGAGTGCGAGACGCTCTTCCTGGTCGGCGACATCATCGACGGCTGGCAGCTGCGGCGGCAGTGGTACTGGCCGCAGGCGCACAACGACGTGATCCAGAAGCTGCTGCGCAAGGCGCGCAAGGGCACGCGTGTGATCTTCGTGCCGGGCAACCACGACGAGTTCGCCCGCAAGTACGTCAACCACGACTTCGGCGGCATCGAGGTGGTGGAAGACTGGGTGCACGAGACGGCCGACGGTCGCAAGCTCTGGGTGATGCACGGCGACCTGTTCGACGGCGTTATCCAGTGCGCCAAGTGGCTGGCCCATGTGGGCGATTCGCTCTACGAATTCACGCTGCGGCTCAATCGCCACCTCAACTCGCTGCGCGCCCGCATGGGCCTGCCGTACTGGTCGCTGTCGCAGTACCTCAAGCTCAAGGTCAAGCGCGCCGTCAGCTATGTCGGCGACTTCGAGACCGCCGTGGCGCGCGAGGCGCGCAAGCGCGGCGTGCAGGGCGTGGTGTGCGGCCACATCCACCACGCCGAGATGCGCGACATCGACGGCATCCTGTACTGCAACGACGGCGACTGGGTCGAAAGCCTCACGGCGCTGGGCGAGAGCGCCGACGGCACGCTCGAGATCATCCGCTGGGCCGAGCACATGCCCGTGGCCACACGCGTGCGACGCGGCGGCGCCCGCAAGCGTGCGGTGCCCGCATGAGCGATCGGCAACGCACGGTCGACCTCGTCTACTTCGACGCCGGCGGCGGCCACCGCGCATCGGCCATCGCGCTCAAGGCCGCCATCGCGCGCGCCGGCCTGCCGTGGACGGTGCGCCTGGTCAACCTGCGCGAAGTGCTCGACCCCGCGCAGCGCTTTCGCCGCATGACGGGCATGGAGCCCGAGGACTACTACAACAAGCGCATCGCCCGCGGCTGGACGGTCGGCTTGGCGCAGGAACTGAAGCTGCTGCAGGCCATGATCCGCTGGTGGCACGGGCCCACCGTGCGCCTGCTGCAGCAGCACTGGCTGGCGACCGAGCCCGAGCTCGTCGTCTCGATGATTCCGAACTTCAACCGCGGCTTGCGCGAGTCATTGGCCAGCGCGCTGCCCGGCGTGCCCTTCGTCACCGTGCTGACCGACCTGGCCGACCACCCGCCGCGCTTCTGGATCGAGAAGGGCATCGACCAGCATGTCGTCTGCGGCTCGGCCCACGCGGTGCAGCAGGCGCGCGACGCCGGCCTGCCCGCCACGCACATCCACGCCAGCTCCGGCATGCTGCTGCGCGACGACTTCTACGCGCCGCCCCCGGGCGATCGCGCCGCCGAACGCCGCCGCCTGGGCCTCGACCCGCATCGGCCGACCGGCATCGTGCTGTTCGGCGGGCAGGGCTCCAAGGCCATGCTCGGCATCGCCAAACGCCTGCCCGACACGCAACTCATCCTGGCCTGTGGCCACAACACCGCCCTGGCCGACGCGCTGCGCGCCTTGCCCGCACGCGCGCCACGGCTGGTGCTGGGCTTCACGCCCGACGTCGCGCGGACCATGCACCTGGCCGACTTCTTCATCGGCAAGCCCGGCCCCGGCAGCCTGAGCGAAGCGGTGCAGATGCACCTGCCCGTGATCGTGGTGCGCAACCGCTGGACGCTGCCGCAGGAGCGCTACAACGCGCAGTGGGTGCAGGAGAACGGCGTGGGGCGGGTGCTGACTAGCTTCGCGAAGGTCGACCGCGCGGTGGCGGAACTCGTGCGGGACTTGCCGCGCTACCGGGCGGCGACGCAGCGGATGCACAACCGGGCGGTGTTCGAGTTGCCGGGAATTCTGCGACATGTCCTTGAGCAGACCGAGGCTCTCGACGCACAGGGCATGCTCGTCTGCCACCAGTTACTTCCAGATTCGGCTGGTGTTTCTTTGTAAGTACGAAAAAAGACTTCCTAATACGCTTTTGTGTGTCATTTGCCGAGTCTGCATGCCGCATCGGTTTGCATTGATCTGCGCATTGCTTCTCGAAAATTGACGCTGTTTTGGGTGGTTAACATTTATTCATAATTCCGGTTTCCGCGGTGAGGCGGCGGACACCAGAATCACTCCCATTACAAAGATGGATGGGGAGTGGTTTCATGGGTTGGATGACTGCGGCGTGGGTGTGTCGAATTGGCGGAACGCGAGGGTAGTGGGCGATGGCCATTTCTCGACGCGCATTGTTCGGCAAGCTCAACCTGAGCCTTTTTCGGGCGCTTGAATCCGCGACTGCATTTGCCAAGCTGCGAGGCAATCCCTATGTCGAACTGACGCATTGGATCCACCAGCTCTGGCAATTGAACGACAGCGACCTCCATCGGATCGCTCGTCACTACACCATCGATTCGGCGGTCATCGACAGAGATCTGAGTGCGGCGCTGTCGGCCCTGCCTGCCGGCGCCACGTCGCTGAGTGATTTTTCGCACCACGTAGGCGCCACCGTCGAGCGCGCATGGATTCTCGCGAGCCTCGAGTTCGGTGACCGGCGCATTCGCAGCGCCTGGTTGCTGGCGGCGCTCGTCCAGACGCCCGAGTTGCGCAGGCTGTTGCTCGGGATATCTCCCGCATTCCAGAAGATCCCGGTCGATGCATTGAGCGAATCGCTCGCTGCCATCGTGGCCGGCTCTCCCGAAGACCACGAGGGGGCCTATGACGGGTCCGGCCTGACGGCTGCCGTTCCGGGTGAGGCCAGCGGCGCGATGGCCGACGCGACCGAAGACAAGTCGGCGCTTGCAAAATACTGCAGCGACCTGACGGCGCGCGCGCGCGCTGGCGGCATCGATCCGGTGATCGGGCGCGAGCACGAAATCCGGACGATGGTCGACATCCTGTTGCGCCGCCGCCAGAACAACCCGTTGCTGACCGGCGAGGCCGGCGTCGGCAAGACGGCGGTGGTCGAAGGGCTGGCGCTGGCCATCGCGCGTGCCGAGGTGCCGCCGACGCTGCGCGAGGTGCGTCTGCTCAGCCTGGATGTCGGCGCGCTCCTGGCGGGCGCCAGCATGCGGGGCGAATTCGAAGCGCGGCTCAAGCAACTGCTGGAGGAGGCGAGCGCGTCGACCCAGCCCGTCATCCTGTTCGTCGACGAGGTGCACACGCTCATCGGTGCGGGTGGCCAGGCCGGGACCGGAGACGCGGCCAACCTGCTCAAGCCGGCTTTGGCGCGCGGCACCTTGCGTACTGTCGGCGCGACGACCTGGAGCGAATACAAGCGCCACATCGAGAAGGACCCGGCGCTCACGCGCCGCTTCCAGGTCCTGCAGGTGATGGAGCCGGAAGAGGCGTCGGCCATCGACATGGTGCGGGGGCTGGTGCCCACGTTCGCGGAGCACCACGGCGTGATGGTGCTCGACGAGGCGGTTCGCGCCGCCGTCGTGCTGTCGCATCGCTACATTCCGGCGCGCCAGCTGCCGGACAAGGCGATCAGCCTGCTCGACACGGCCTGTGCGCGCGTCGCCATGTCTCTGCACACGCCGCCGGCCTCCGTGCAGCACCTGCGCCAGCGCATTCTCGCGCTCGATGCCGAACTCGCGCTGTTGGCGAACGAATCGGTCATCTCTCAAGGGGCCGAGGCACGGGCGCAACGCGCGGCGCTGGCGAATGCGCAGAAGGCGGAGGTGCAGGCCGAACTGGCCGCGCAGGAAGCGCGCTGGCAACAGGAGCTGTCGCTCGTCCAGCGCATCCATGCGTTGCGTTCGGCACGCGCTGCGCAGGAGACGCCCGCCGACGAGATCGGCGACGACACGATGACGCTCGGCACGCTGGAGACGGCGTTGCAGGGGCAGCAGGGCGATGCGGCCCTGATCCTCGCGCAGGTCGACGAGGCCGTGGTCGCGGCGATCATTGCGGATTGGACGGGCATTCCCGTCGGCCGCATGGTCAAGGACGAGGTGGCTGCCGTGTTCGGGCTGCATGCGACGCTGAACCAGCGCGTCATCGGGCAGTCCGAGGCGCTCACCGCCATCGCAGAGCGCGTCCAGACCGCCCGCGCCCGCCTGACCGATCCCAACAAGCCGGTGGGCGTGTTCCTGCTGGTCGGCCCGTCCGGTGTCGGCAAGACGGAAACGGCGCTGGCGCTGGCCGAGGCCATGTACGGCGGTGAGCAGAACCTCATCACCATCAACATGAGCGAGTTCCAGGAGGCACACACCGTGTCGAGCCTGAAGGGCGCGCCGCCTGGTTACGTGGGCTACGGCGAAGGCGGCGTGCTGACCGAGGCCGTCCGTCGCAAACCGTACAGCGTGATCCTGCTCGACGAGGTGGAGAAGGCCCACCCCGACGTGCATGAGATGTTCTACCAGGTGTTCGACAAGGGCTGGATGGAAGACGGTGAAGGCCGCCACATCGATTTCCGCAACACGACGATTCTGCTGACCAGCAACACCGGCTCCGAACTGATCGCCACCCTGTGCGAAGACCCGGCGCTGGTGCCAGACACCGCCGCCTTGCGCGACGCGCTGCAACCCGAGCTGCGCCAGGTGTTCCCGGCGGCGTTCATTGGCCGGCTTGCGGTGGTGCCCTACCTGCCGCTGGGTGAGGGGGTTTTGAGCAACATCGTGCGCCTGCACCTCGGCCGCGTCGCGGATCGCATGCGAGAGCAGCACGGCATCGAACTGCTGTTCAGTGATGCGTTCACCAGCCATGTCATTGCGCGCAGCGGAACGCATGAGACCGGCGCGCGCCGGCTGATCGGCTTCATCGAGCAGAACCTGCTGCCGGTGCTCTCTCGGCATTGGCTCCAGGCGCTGCAGGACAAGCGGGTCATCGCGCAGATCGCCGTGGATGTCGAGCCGCTTCGCACAGACCACGGATTGCGAGAAGGAGACGCCATCGCCTGCCGCCTCGACTACGCCTGATCCTTCCTCGTGATGCCGCCTGTACGTGCCGTCAGAGCACCCAGTCGATGCATCGCCCCCAATCCGTTTCTATGTTCAACCAGGGAGTGCCAATGATCAACAACAGTCAGAAATTCATTGCTCGCAACAGAGCGCCACGCGTCCAGATCGAATACGACGTGGAAATCTACGGTTCGGAAAAGAAGATCGAACTGCCCTTCGTCATGGGGGTGCTTGCCGATCTGTCGGGCAAGCCCGTGGAGGCGCTGCCGCCCGTGGCCGAACGCAAGTTCCTCGACATCGACATCGACAACTTCGACGAGCGCATGAAGGCGATCCAGCCGCGCGTCGCGTTCGCTGTGCCCAACACGCTGACGGGCGAGGGCCAGCTCATGGTCGACATCACCTTCGAGAGCATCGACGACTTTTCGCCGGCGGCCATCGCACGCAAGGTCGAGCCGCTCAGCCGCCTGCTGGAAGCCCGCACGCAGCTGTCGAACCTGCAGACCTACATGGACGGCAAGGCCGGCGCGGAAAGCCTGGTCAACCAGCTGCTGCAAGACCCGGCGCTCATGAAGTCCCTGGCTGCTGCACCGAAACCGACGGCGGCCGCCGATGCCGGCGCGGCTACCGCCTGACCGGCCGCGTTGCGACCTCGAACACCCAAGGACCTCGAATGAAGACCCATTCCAAGCAAGCCCCCGCGGCATCGACCCAGTTCGCCGACGTCGGTGATTTCTCGTCGCTGCTCGACAAGGAGTTCAAGCCCAAGACCGAAGAAGCACGCGATGCCGTCGAAGCCGCCGTGCGCACGCTCGCCGAGCAGGCGTTGATCAACGCCAGCACCATGACCGACGATGCCTACAGCAGCATCGAAGCGATCATTGCCGAGATCGATCGCAAGCTCTCCGAGCAGATCAACCTCGTGTTGCACCAGGCCGACTTCCAGAAGGTCGAGTCGGCCTGGCGCGGCATGCACCACCTGGTCTACAACACCGAAACCGACGAGAAGCTCAAGATCCGCTTCATGGACATCTCCAAGGACGAGATGCGCCGCACCATGCGCCGCCACAAGGGCATCGCCTGGGACCAGAGCCCGGTCTTCAAGCGCATCTACGAAGAGGAGTACGGCCAGCTCGGCGGCGAGCCCTACGGCTGCCTCGTCGCTGATTACTACTTCGATCACACGCCCGCCGACGTGGAACTGCTGGGCGCCATCGCCAAGATCTCGGCCGCTTCGCATGCGCCGTTCATCGCGGGCTCGGCGCCCTCGCTGCTGGGCATGGAATCGTGGCAGGAACTCGCCAACCCCCGCGATCTGGCCAAGATCACGTCCAACCTCGAGCACGCACCGTGGACGGCGCTGCGCAATACCGAAGATGCGCGCTACGTCGGCCTGGCCATGCCGCGCTTTCTTGCGCGCCTGCCGTACGGCGTCAGGACCAACCCGGTCGACGAGTTCGACTTCGAGGAGCAGACCGAAGGCGCCGACCACAGGAACTACGTCTGGAACAACGCGGCCTATGCCATGGCCGTCAACATCAACCGCAGCTTCAAGCAATACGGCTGGTGCACGATGATCCGCGGCGTGGAATCGGGCGGCACGGTCGAGAACCTGCCGTGCCACACCTTCCCCACGGACGACGGCGGTTTCGACATGAAGTGCCCGACGGAGATCGCCATCTCCGACCGCCGCGAAGCCGAATTGGCGAAGGCTGGCCTGATCCCGCTGGTGCATCGCAAGAACACCGACCACGCCTCCTTCATCGGCGCGCAGTCGCTGCAGAAGCCACAGGAATACGTGGACGCGGATGCCACCGCCAACGCCAACCTGTCGGCACGGCTGCCGTATCTTTTTGCCAGCACACGTTTCGCGCACTACCTCAAGTGCATCGTGCGCGACAAGATCGGCTCGTTCAAGGAGCGGGACGACATGCAGCGCTGGCTCAACGAATGGATCATGCATTACGTCGATGCCGATCCGGTCAACTCATCGCAGGAAACCAAGGCACGCCGCCCGCTGGCGGCGGCCGAGGTCGTGGTCGAGGACATGGAAGGCAACCCGGGCTTCTACAGCGCGAAGTTCTTCCTGCGCCCTCACTTCCAGCTCGAGGGTCTCACGGTGTCCCTGCGCTTGGTGGCCAAGCTGCCGTCGCTCAAGGAAGCCGCCTGACGCAACGCCGGCTTCTGCCGGTGTTTTCGCGGTCGATGCTGTCACGTCGTCCGCAAGGAGGTTGGGTCACTACCCAACCTCCTGATACCGAAGTCTGTTCATTCACATCAAGGGAGTTTTCATGTCTCAAGACATTTTTCTGAAGATCAACGGCATCGAAGGCGAATCGCTGGATTCGTCCCACAAGAACGAAATCGAGGTCCTGAGCTTCAACTGGAAGGTGCTGCAGGAATCGACCATGCACGCGGGCTCCGGCGGCGGCGCAGGCAAGGCCACGGTAGAGGACCTGGAGTTCGACCACTACGTGGACCGTTCGAGTCCCAACCTCATGAAGTACTGCCTCACCGGCAAGCATGTGCAAGAAGCCAAGCTCACGGTGCGCAAGGCCGGCGGCAGCCCGCTCGAGTACCTCAAGTTCACCTTCACCGACGTGATCATCACCAGCGTCCAGCCCTTCGGCTCGAACGTCGACGAGCTGCGCGTCAAGGAACGCGTCCGGCTGTCCTTCTCCAAGATCAAGCAGGAATACGCCGTGCAGAACGCACAGGGCGGCAGCGGCGGCGCGGTGACCGCCGGCTACGACATCAAGGGCAACAAGGAGTCCTGATCGCTTGAGGCTCGACGGGGTCGAGGCGCGTCGTGTGGAGGTCGCACGGCACGCACCTCGGCGCCGCGAGCCTCGTTCCGCATTCCCATTCCCATCGGCGAAGTCCTCACACCATGAGTTGGTACAACAAGGTTGCCTGGAGCGAAGGCCTGTTCCTGCGCCCGCAGCTGTTTCAGCAGCAGGAACGCTACCTGGAGCACCTCGCGCACAAGCGGGCTGCGGCACTGAGCCCTTTCTACTGGGGCTTCTCGCATTTCGCGATCGACGCCGAATCGCTCTCGCTGGGCAAGGTGGTGTTGGCCAGTGCGTCCGGCATCTTTGCGGACGGTACGCCCTTCGACACGCCGGGGCAGACGTTGCCCCCCGCGCCATTGACCATCCTGCCCGAGCATCTGGAGCAGGTCATCTATCTGGCCGTGCCCATTCGCACGCCCAACGGTGAAGAGACCAGCTTCGACGACCCCGGCGCATCGAGCGCCTCGCTCGCCCGCTTCTCGGTCTTCGACACCGAGCTGAGAGACGCCAATTCGATCGGCCAAGGCCCCAAGACCGTCCAGCTGTCGCGCCTTCGGCTGCGCCTTTTGCCGCAACGGGAAATGACAGATGCATGGATCGGG
Coding sequences within:
- a CDS encoding Hcp family type VI secretion system effector, coding for MSQDIFLKINGIEGESLDSSHKNEIEVLSFNWKVLQESTMHAGSGGGAGKATVEDLEFDHYVDRSSPNLMKYCLTGKHVQEAKLTVRKAGGSPLEYLKFTFTDVIITSVQPFGSNVDELRVKERVRLSFSKIKQEYAVQNAQGGSGGAVTAGYDIKGNKES